From the Lathyrus oleraceus cultivar Zhongwan6 chromosome 4, CAAS_Psat_ZW6_1.0, whole genome shotgun sequence genome, one window contains:
- the LOC127076687 gene encoding uncharacterized protein LOC127076687 — translation MHQKKSEIQIGKESTGISSDFNPKLYNSIHHKQQQHKSSPIYHHNHKHNKIKPSKSLSFFNFPQLYSLSLAALRRLRHRLRFVLLLSFPFFYFLLSRPTHSFFFNFLSAFAFSAALFFSLSLKFKSSPSLPIVLTVQRWRRRRKEKKEERNKLLNTVVVLEVRVYSNGDVYEGEMKKGKCCGSGVYYYNMSGRYEGDWVDGKYDGFGVETWSKGSRYKGQYRDGLRHGFGVYRFYTGDVYAGEWLNGQSHGSGVHTCDDGSRFVGEFKWGVKHGLGHYHFRNGDTYAGEYFADKMHGFGVYCFANGHRYEGTWHEGKRHGLGMYTFRNGETQSGHWKNGVLDIPSTQNATYPVSPVGVNHSRVLNTVQEARRAVEKAYDVAKVDERVNRAVSAANRAANAARVAAIKAEKNEIQQVNNESISIPIL, via the exons ATGCATCAAAAGAAATCGGAAATTCAGATCGGAAAAGAAAGCACCGGAATCTCTTCCGATTTCAACCCTAAACTTTACAATTCAATTCAtcacaaacaacaacaacacaaatCTTCACCAATTTATCATCACAATCACAAACACAACAAAATCAAACCCTCTAAATCGCTTTCTTTTTTCAATTTCCCCCAATTGTATTCCCTTTCCCTCGCCGCACTCCGCCGTCTCCGCCACCGTCTCCGATTCGTTCTCCTTCTCTCCTTTCCGTTTTTCTACTTTCTACTCTCCCGTCCCACTCACTCCTTCTTCTTCAACTTCCTCTCCGCCTTCGCTTTCTCCGCCGCGCTCTTCTTCTCTCTGTCTCTCAAATTTAAATCCTCGCCGTCGCTTCCCATAGTTCTGACTGTGCAACGGTGGCGGCGGAGGCGCAAGGAGAAAAAGGAGGAGAGGAACAAGTTGCTTAACACGGTGGTTGTGTTAGAGGTTAGGGTTTATTCAAACGGTGACGTTTATGAAGGTGAAAtgaagaaagggaagtgttgTGGGAGTGGGGTTTATTACTATAATATGAGTGGGAGATATGAAGGGGATTGGGTTGATGGGAAATATGATGGGTTTGGTGTTGAGACTTGGTCTAAGGGAAGTAGATATAAGGGTCAGTATAGAGATGGATTGAGACATGGGTTTGGGGTTTATAGATTTTATACTGGGGATGTTTATGCTGGGGAATGGTTGAATGGACAGAGTCATGGTTCTGGTGTTCATACTTGTGATGATGGGAGTAGATTTGTGGGAGAGTTCAAGTGGGGTGTTAAGCATGGTCTTGGCCACTATCATTTTAG AAATGGAGATACATATGCTGGTGAATATTTTGCGGACAAGATGCATGGTTTTGGGGTATATTGTTTTGCAAATGGTCATCGTTATGAAGGAACCTGGCATGAAgggaaaagacatggtcttgGAATGTATACATTTAGAAATGGAGAAACCCAATCCGGTCACTGGAAAAATGGGGTTCTTGACATTCCAAGCACACAGAACGCCACATATCCAGTTTCGCCAGTGGGTGTCAATCATTCCAGAGTACTTAATACGGTGCAG GAAGCTAGAAGAGCAGTTGAAAAAGCCTATGATGTAGCCAAGGTAGATGAAAGAGTGAATAGAGCAGTATCAGCAGCTAATAGAGCAGCCAATGCAGCTAGAGTGGCTGCTATCAAGGCTGAAAAGAATGAAATACAGCAGGTTAACAACGAGAGCATCTCAATTCCCATTTTGTAA
- the LOC127076689 gene encoding 60S ribosomal protein L37a, with the protein MTKRTKKAGIVGKYGTRYGASLRKQIKKMEVSQHSKFFCEFCGKYAVKRKAVGIWGCKDCGKVKAGGAYTLNTASAVTVRSTIRRLREQTES; encoded by the exons ATG ACTAAGAGAACCAAGAAGGCCGGTATCGTTGGCAAATACG GCACCCGATATGGTGCTAGTTTGAGGAAGCAAATTAAGAAGATGGAAGTCAGTCAGCACAGTAAATTTTTCTGCGAGTTTTGTGGAAAG TATGCTGTCAAGAGGAAAGCTGTTGGTATTTGGGGCTGCAAAGATTGTGGAAAGGTCAAGGCTGGTGGTGCTTACACTTTGAA TACTGCCAGTGCTGTCACTGTTAGGAGCACCATCCGAAGGTTGAGGGAGCAGACCGAGAGTTAG